In the genome of Desulfatiglans sp., one region contains:
- a CDS encoding type II toxin-antitoxin system RelE/ParE family toxin, producing MGEYKIFFKESVEKDLRSIPKKDIKKILTRIETLAQEPRPQGCEKLSGQEKYRIRQGTYRIIYSIQDQELTVWVVKVGHRKEVYR from the coding sequence ATGGGCGAATATAAAATATTCTTTAAAGAATCCGTAGAAAAAGACCTTCGCTCCATCCCCAAAAAAGATATAAAGAAAATCCTCACGCGCATAGAAACGCTTGCACAAGAACCAAGACCACAGGGCTGTGAGAAACTTTCCGGTCAGGAGAAGTATCGCATCCGCCAGGGCACCTATAGAATTATTTATTCCATTCAAGATCAGGAACTTACAGTATGGGTTGTAAAAGTCGGGCATCGCAAAGAGGTTTATCGCTAA
- a CDS encoding LemA family protein, which translates to MFILLGLGLIVLISIVAMYNGLVRVKNHCGESWSDIDTELNRRYNLIPNLVETVKGYAAYEKGVLEGVIQARNKAMANNGTPVEQAKDENILIGGLRQLFALAESYPDLKANQNFLELQKELSNTEDRIQRTRRFYNGNVRDLSNRIEVFPSNIIANIFGFQKREYFELDDEAQRAVPRVEF; encoded by the coding sequence ATATTCATTTTACTTGGATTGGGTCTTATCGTACTTATTTCTATAGTGGCAATGTATAACGGCCTAGTACGCGTCAAAAACCATTGCGGTGAATCGTGGTCGGATATCGATACTGAACTAAATCGTCGATACAATCTGATCCCCAATCTGGTTGAGACGGTCAAAGGATATGCAGCATACGAGAAAGGGGTGCTGGAGGGTGTTATCCAGGCGCGCAATAAGGCGATGGCCAACAACGGGACTCCTGTGGAGCAGGCAAAGGATGAAAACATCCTTATCGGCGGTCTCCGGCAACTGTTTGCACTGGCTGAGAGTTATCCCGACCTGAAGGCCAATCAGAATTTTCTCGAACTGCAAAAGGAACTTTCCAACACGGAAGACCGCATCCAGCGCACCCGACGTTTTTATAACGGAAACGTTCGCGACTTGAGCAACAGGATCGAGGTATTCCCATCCAATATCATTGCAAATATATTCGGTTTTCAGAAGCGCGAGTATTTTGAACTGGACGACGAAGCACAACGGGCTGTTCCCCGTGTGGAGTTTTAG
- a CDS encoding helix-turn-helix transcriptional regulator: METQLKDQDFTERFKKAGDAWEIALQIAALRKEAGISQKELAKRLKTSQQQVSRLESPSYEGHSLSMLRRVAEVLGATVQVKIERKTDTNRYAVAEDGAKYGE; encoded by the coding sequence CTGGAAACCCAGCTTAAGGACCAGGACTTTACCGAACGATTCAAAAAGGCTGGAGATGCATGGGAAATTGCCCTGCAGATAGCGGCCCTTCGTAAAGAGGCCGGTATATCCCAAAAAGAATTAGCAAAGCGCCTTAAAACTTCTCAACAGCAGGTCAGCCGCCTGGAATCACCGTCTTATGAGGGACATTCTTTGAGTATGCTCCGCCGTGTAGCAGAAGTTTTGGGTGCAACAGTTCAGGTCAAAATTGAGCGGAAAACAGATACAAACAGATATGCAGTAGCAGAAGATGGTGCAAAATATGGTGAATAA
- a CDS encoding MmgE/PrpD family protein: protein MKLDNEAMLSALGIAYNQCAGNMQSIHDGFFAKAVAAGLAEKGGVTASIMAEKGISGIRNCLEGKAGFYNVYHGGDYDPQILIKELGERFETERIGFKPYPCCGQSHAEIAAVRMMLPAPAFTCSRWRPTVIW from the coding sequence ATGAAGCTGGACAATGAAGCAATGCTCAGCGCCCTGGGTATTGCTTACAATCAATGCGCAGGCAATATGCAATCCATCCACGACGGCTTTTTTGCCAAGGCAGTAGCAGCAGGATTGGCAGAAAAAGGTGGTGTTACTGCCAGTATAATGGCCGAAAAAGGTATTTCCGGGATCAGGAATTGTCTCGAAGGTAAAGCCGGATTTTATAATGTCTACCATGGAGGGGATTATGACCCTCAAATTCTTATTAAGGAGCTGGGCGAAAGATTTGAAACAGAACGAATCGGTTTTAAACCCTATCCCTGCTGTGGGCAAAGCCATGCGGAAATAGCGGCTGTTCGGATGATGCTGCCAGCACCCGCTTTCACCTGCTCGAGGTGGCGTCCTACGGTTATCTGGTGA
- a CDS encoding MBL fold metallo-hydrolase, with protein sequence MKIKFWGVRGSIPCPGPNTVKYGGNTSCLEIWFEEIGRLIIIDAGSGIRELGNDIMKRDIVKKGIKADILLTHTHWDHIMGFPFFTPIYIPGAHLKVYGPVTYEDETLAEAVGGQLTYRYFPVRQAELAAKIEYISLKEEKLDMGDGINLTTKYLNHPVLCLGYRFEYKGKIFCTAYDTEPFQNVFCNDPDDPSYDEGMAKEGEEVAREENQRLENFFSGSDLLIYDAQYKTEEYLSNKRGWGHTSIEDAIDSSERAGVKRLALFHHEPLRTDKEIDELAQKLGTVKKDSGMEVFFAREGEEIVI encoded by the coding sequence ATGAAAATAAAGTTTTGGGGAGTAAGAGGCTCTATCCCGTGTCCGGGGCCAAATACAGTAAAATATGGTGGAAACACCTCCTGCCTGGAAATATGGTTTGAGGAGATAGGGAGGCTCATTATTATAGATGCAGGTTCCGGTATAAGGGAGCTTGGCAATGATATAATGAAGCGGGATATAGTAAAGAAGGGGATAAAGGCGGATATCCTTCTGACCCATACCCATTGGGATCACATTATGGGATTCCCCTTCTTTACGCCCATTTATATCCCCGGCGCCCATTTAAAGGTATATGGACCAGTAACATATGAGGATGAGACCCTGGCAGAGGCAGTTGGAGGTCAGCTGACCTATCGTTATTTTCCTGTAAGACAGGCAGAGCTTGCAGCCAAAATAGAGTATATCAGTCTTAAGGAAGAAAAACTGGACATGGGGGATGGGATAAATCTTACCACAAAGTATCTTAATCATCCTGTACTATGTCTTGGCTATCGCTTCGAATATAAGGGTAAAATCTTCTGCACAGCCTATGATACCGAGCCCTTTCAAAATGTGTTTTGTAATGACCCTGATGACCCATCCTATGATGAAGGCATGGCAAAAGAGGGAGAAGAGGTAGCAAGAGAAGAAAATCAGCGTCTTGAAAATTTTTTTTCAGGATCAGATCTGCTCATCTATGATGCCCAGTATAAAACAGAAGAGTATCTATCTAATAAGAGGGGTTGGGGGCACACATCAATAGAAGACGCAATAGATTCTTCCGAGAGGGCCGGTGTAAAGAGACTCGCCCTGTTTCATCATGAGCCTCTAAGAACTGATAAAGAGATAGATGAGCTTGCTCAAAAACTGGGTACTGTTAAAAAGGATTCAGGCATGGAGGTATTTTTTGCACGTGAGGGTGAGGAGATAGTAATCTGA
- a CDS encoding site-2 protease family protein, whose product MITTIFIIILSVESIVLHEMAHGYVALLFGDRTAKERGRLTLNPIPHIDPTWTVVIPVIAYILSKGSFIIGGAKPVPVNPYNFRRKVLGDICVSVAGVAVNLLIAVVMILLLKVVLLFSGWAQAELAGHVLLKVALLNIVLAMFNLIPIPPLDGSHLFKYLLPQGLRSGYENLGRTGVGFIILIIFINLPVVWRVFNAVLIWLVNFMLSGNV is encoded by the coding sequence ATGATAACAACCATTTTCATAATTATATTGTCGGTTGAAAGTATCGTGCTCCACGAGATGGCGCACGGCTATGTCGCCCTGTTGTTCGGAGACAGGACGGCTAAAGAGAGGGGTCGTCTTACCTTAAACCCGATCCCCCATATTGACCCCACGTGGACTGTTGTTATACCGGTCATTGCCTATATCCTTTCAAAAGGTTCCTTTATCATCGGCGGGGCAAAACCAGTTCCGGTAAACCCCTATAATTTCCGGCGAAAGGTATTGGGAGACATCTGCGTTTCGGTTGCCGGTGTTGCCGTAAACTTGTTGATCGCAGTAGTGATGATCCTGCTGCTAAAAGTGGTTCTATTATTTTCAGGGTGGGCCCAGGCAGAACTGGCCGGGCATGTGCTGCTGAAGGTTGCACTCCTTAACATTGTCCTTGCCATGTTCAACCTGATTCCCATCCCGCCGCTTGACGGCAGCCATCTTTTCAAATACCTGCTGCCTCAGGGATTACGGAGCGGATATGAAAATCTCGGCCGGACTGGCGTTGGTTTTATTATTTTGATTATCTTCATAAATCTTCCGGTTGTTTGGAGAGTGTTCAACGCAGTGCTGATCTGGTTAGTGAATTTCATGTTAAGCGGGAATGTATAG
- a CDS encoding VOC family protein codes for MLKTGIGLRFPGTCEKAFNFYKSVFGGEFIDFIKIGDDPYTKANSPKEEHGKVAYVALQLGNVIIGGDDAPEADIKQLSPGNMMSIGVLPDSKEEADRIFNGLAKGARAITEMTDYPWGYIGSVLDQFGVNWGVWYQPPRQA; via the coding sequence ATGTTAAAAACGGGCATCGGGTTAAGGTTTCCGGGAACCTGCGAAAAGGCATTCAACTTTTATAAATCCGTATTCGGCGGGGAGTTTATAGACTTCATCAAAATCGGGGATGACCCATATACCAAAGCCAACTCTCCTAAAGAAGAACATGGTAAAGTAGCATATGTAGCTTTACAGTTGGGTAATGTCATTATAGGCGGGGATGACGCGCCTGAAGCCGATATAAAACAGTTATCTCCCGGCAACATGATGAGCATCGGTGTTTTACCTGACAGTAAAGAAGAAGCTGACAGGATTTTTAACGGACTGGCAAAGGGGGCCAGAGCAATTACGGAGATGACCGACTATCCCTGGGGGTATATCGGCAGTGTTTTGGACCAATTCGGGGTTAATTGGGGTGTGTGGTACCAACCACCGCGGCAGGCTTAA
- a CDS encoding transposase encodes MYKKTNPQQKLFGVGTQLSASLRNRLETSWAHLFKTEILPILFKNEDQYAILYGKTGRPNFSVARMLGLCLLQEFNNLSDQQALDTFSFDIRWRYALDISDEGDYLSRRSLVEFRRRLAAKDPEMKLVRNVFDTVRNHALKKLGLSTGDQRVDSTHVISNIRIRGRLSLFSDTISNFLKSLNEDQFSKIPEAIQKWHTTDPEGWFGLGPSEQRDKLQDLACYLYKLIMLFEHDNEVINSEPYQLLNRLFSEQCELKSDLKTDEGSSKIQVKKTLEGGTNLQSPYDPDASFGHKGTGYSVHITETCNNSQKTEMITDYEVHGAGRSDIGKALSVVERLDDAGLKPKTLFADGGYPSVPSALKITEQGVEFIAPVNRGPLSDKITGRDSFDYNSEGFVTKCPMGHSPIDHRMLSHNNKKGKSLHAIFNGDTCRKCSQIDSCPVRAPNHRSKGCRPRDTIGNFRLEVTPGIILRDKMYSIQKTPEWKERYSIRAGIEATNSELKRVHGLAKLRVRRIAKVCFAIACKLIACNIKRWARAQKASKRPLYSFLSILRIGIQYLFNILFGYHFFKERVFYV; translated from the coding sequence ATGTACAAAAAAACCAACCCCCAACAAAAGTTATTTGGTGTAGGCACACAGCTATCAGCCAGCCTGCGTAACCGTCTTGAAACTTCCTGGGCGCACCTGTTTAAAACAGAGATTTTACCGATACTGTTCAAGAATGAAGATCAGTATGCCATACTGTATGGCAAAACAGGCCGCCCCAATTTCAGCGTTGCACGCATGCTTGGTTTATGCCTGCTGCAAGAGTTTAACAACTTGAGCGATCAACAAGCCCTTGATACATTCAGTTTCGATATTAGGTGGCGGTATGCATTGGACATAAGTGACGAAGGAGATTACCTGTCTCGAAGGTCACTGGTTGAGTTCCGCAGAAGACTAGCCGCCAAAGACCCAGAGATGAAACTGGTTCGCAATGTATTCGACACAGTAAGGAATCATGCCTTAAAGAAGCTTGGCCTTTCTACTGGTGATCAGAGGGTCGATTCAACACATGTTATCTCAAACATAAGAATCAGGGGAAGACTATCCCTGTTTTCCGATACTATCTCCAATTTTCTTAAAAGCCTTAATGAAGACCAGTTTTCAAAAATTCCTGAAGCAATACAAAAATGGCATACAACTGATCCGGAAGGCTGGTTCGGATTGGGACCTTCTGAACAAAGGGATAAGCTACAGGATCTGGCCTGCTATCTATACAAGCTTATCATGCTCTTTGAACATGATAATGAAGTAATAAACAGTGAACCATACCAACTCCTGAATAGACTCTTTAGTGAACAGTGTGAGTTAAAAAGCGACCTAAAAACAGATGAAGGGTCATCAAAAATTCAGGTTAAGAAGACGCTGGAAGGAGGTACAAACCTTCAATCTCCCTATGATCCTGATGCATCCTTTGGACACAAGGGCACAGGATACAGCGTTCATATAACCGAGACATGTAATAACTCACAAAAGACTGAAATGATCACTGATTATGAAGTCCACGGGGCTGGCAGGTCAGACATTGGAAAGGCCCTTTCAGTTGTAGAGAGATTAGATGATGCCGGGCTAAAACCTAAAACTCTTTTTGCTGATGGCGGTTATCCCTCTGTTCCATCAGCACTAAAAATAACAGAACAGGGAGTGGAGTTCATTGCCCCAGTCAACCGTGGCCCCTTATCTGACAAAATTACAGGCAGAGATAGTTTTGATTATAACTCAGAAGGATTTGTAACCAAATGCCCTATGGGGCACAGCCCGATAGATCACAGGATGCTCAGCCATAATAATAAAAAGGGAAAATCTCTTCATGCTATATTTAATGGAGATACCTGTCGTAAGTGCAGTCAGATTGACAGTTGCCCTGTAAGGGCACCAAACCACCGCAGTAAGGGATGTAGACCACGAGACACTATCGGTAATTTTCGTCTTGAGGTTACCCCTGGAATTATCCTGCGGGATAAAATGTATTCCATTCAGAAAACTCCTGAATGGAAAGAGCGGTATAGCATCCGTGCAGGGATCGAAGCCACCAACTCTGAGCTCAAACGGGTTCATGGTCTGGCAAAGCTTCGTGTACGCAGGATAGCGAAAGTGTGCTTTGCAATAGCCTGTAAGTTGATAGCATGTAACATAAAGAGATGGGCCAGGGCCCAGAAGGCCTCCAAAAGGCCATTATACAGCTTTTTATCCATACTTAGGATCGGAATACAATATTTGTTCAATATATTATTCGGATATCATTTTTTCAAAGAACGAGTTTTTTACGTATAA
- a CDS encoding FAD-dependent oxidoreductase produces MVNAFESFPRLLSPLKIGNVLFRNRMFAAPVNSADIISDGQPSLESVAYFERKAMGGAAAVTYGEADVDPEDYREGPYPREITRMSNYNYARLASAVKRQGAVPVLELCFAGIHARMYTGGDKPAWGPVDMDLPFGKKVAAMSEDKILQIINEFGNAAFAAKNAGFEMICLHGAHGFGLQQFMSPTINTRTDRWGGSPENRCRFAVMAIDQIKQRCGLDFPVEIRISGTEIVKEGYGIEEGCRIAEQLDGHADIIHVSVGAIQRFGAETMSRTHVSMFYPHGVNVEYAAAVKKHVKKSLVATVGGLSDPYQMEQILATGKADIIYMGRELVCDPEFPNKVRRGLVDEIRRCMRCLNCFAEGVFHGDLVCAINPEIGREREVYRALPTPLKQRVLVIGGGITGMQAAITATKNGHEVVLCEKSGELGGKILCEAEVPFKQDLHHYILLQRSLIAKSRIDLRLNTEVTPEYALAEGPDVIIAAVGSVPETPDIPGVNNHNVYQAIDVYKNPSLVKGKVVILGAGFVGTELAIYLKDFGIDAEIVEMLGDISDGGNSTHKMAINDMIAQKNIPIHFNAKAIEITHDGVKCLGQDGEIFYRADAVILAVGMKPLYDEALKFSLSSKDFHMIGECRKAANILYATSTAYAASRLIGRF; encoded by the coding sequence ATGGTAAATGCATTTGAATCGTTTCCGCGCCTTTTATCCCCACTGAAAATAGGAAATGTACTGTTCCGTAACAGGATGTTCGCTGCACCGGTTAACTCTGCTGATATTATATCCGATGGTCAACCTTCCCTTGAATCTGTCGCATATTTTGAAAGGAAGGCGATGGGCGGAGCTGCGGCAGTCACATACGGAGAGGCCGACGTGGACCCTGAAGATTATCGGGAAGGGCCGTATCCCCGTGAGATCACCCGGATGAGCAATTATAACTACGCACGTCTGGCAAGCGCTGTTAAGCGTCAGGGCGCTGTCCCTGTTTTAGAGCTGTGCTTTGCGGGCATCCATGCCCGTATGTATACTGGAGGAGATAAACCCGCCTGGGGGCCGGTTGATATGGACCTGCCATTTGGCAAGAAAGTCGCAGCAATGTCTGAGGATAAGATCCTCCAGATTATAAACGAGTTTGGAAATGCTGCATTTGCCGCTAAAAATGCCGGTTTTGAAATGATATGCCTGCATGGCGCCCATGGCTTTGGCCTGCAGCAGTTTATGTCACCAACCATAAACACCCGAACAGACAGATGGGGCGGCAGCCCTGAAAATCGCTGCAGATTTGCTGTCATGGCAATTGATCAAATAAAGCAGCGCTGCGGCTTAGATTTCCCCGTGGAAATTCGCATCAGCGGTACGGAAATAGTCAAGGAGGGCTACGGCATTGAAGAGGGTTGCCGGATCGCCGAACAGCTCGACGGGCACGCGGATATTATCCACGTCTCAGTCGGTGCGATACAAAGATTCGGGGCCGAAACAATGTCGCGCACCCATGTCAGCATGTTTTACCCGCATGGCGTGAACGTTGAATACGCAGCGGCGGTCAAAAAGCATGTAAAAAAATCTCTGGTCGCCACTGTAGGCGGCTTGAGCGATCCTTATCAGATGGAGCAGATCCTGGCAACGGGTAAAGCAGATATTATTTATATGGGCCGTGAGCTTGTCTGCGACCCTGAGTTCCCAAACAAGGTTCGGCGCGGTCTTGTCGATGAAATACGCAGATGTATGCGCTGCCTTAACTGTTTTGCGGAAGGGGTGTTTCACGGAGACCTCGTTTGCGCCATCAATCCTGAAATAGGCCGGGAACGCGAGGTGTACAGGGCACTTCCCACGCCTTTGAAACAGCGTGTACTCGTGATCGGGGGCGGTATCACCGGGATGCAGGCGGCTATAACCGCGACCAAAAACGGGCATGAGGTAGTTTTGTGTGAAAAGAGCGGTGAACTCGGTGGGAAAATATTGTGCGAGGCTGAAGTGCCGTTTAAGCAGGATCTGCATCATTACATACTCTTGCAGCGGTCGTTGATAGCGAAATCGCGTATTGACCTGAGGCTCAATACAGAGGTGACACCGGAATACGCGCTAGCTGAAGGCCCGGATGTCATCATTGCGGCTGTGGGTTCTGTCCCAGAAACGCCCGATATCCCTGGTGTCAACAACCATAACGTGTATCAGGCGATAGATGTGTATAAAAACCCCTCGCTTGTTAAAGGAAAAGTTGTAATTTTAGGTGCTGGTTTTGTCGGTACAGAACTCGCCATATACCTTAAAGACTTTGGAATCGACGCAGAAATAGTAGAAATGCTCGGTGATATCAGCGACGGCGGCAACAGCACGCACAAGATGGCTATTAACGATATGATAGCCCAGAAAAATATACCGATCCACTTTAATGCAAAGGCTATTGAGATCACCCATGACGGGGTAAAATGCCTTGGCCAGGATGGTGAGATATTTTATAGAGCCGACGCGGTCATTCTTGCCGTCGGTATGAAACCTCTCTATGATGAAGCCTTGAAATTCAGCCTCTCTTCAAAGGACTTCCATATGATCGGCGAATGCCGGAAGGCTGCAAACATCCTTTACGCAACCAGCACCGCATACGCTGCTTCAAGGCTGATTGGGAGATTTTAA
- a CDS encoding CopG family transcriptional regulator has product MGTAMRATVYLDPELHKALRLKAVETSQSLSKLVNDAIKESLAEDAEDIAAFEDRAKEPLISYEAMVKRLKKDGRI; this is encoded by the coding sequence ATGGGAACAGCAATGAGAGCCACAGTATACTTAGATCCGGAATTACACAAAGCCCTGAGGTTAAAGGCCGTTGAGACATCACAGTCTTTATCAAAGCTGGTCAATGATGCTATTAAGGAATCTCTCGCAGAAGATGCGGAAGATATCGCGGCATTTGAAGATAGGGCAAAAGAACCACTCATCAGCTATGAAGCGATGGTGAAGAGGCTTAAAAAAGATGGGCGAATATAA
- a CDS encoding HDOD domain-containing protein, with amino-acid sequence MEELTEDKRLKIKQIQTYISKMPSLSTTVSKVLEICNSPTTSPGDLNKVISLDPVLAGKVLKLINSAYYSLPDQVASLTRAIIMLGLNTVKNLALSTAILENLTKDALSGGLSMELFWTHSICVGVTARSIAAKLGVHVSLRDEYFLTGLLHDLGKIPLNNRFPEIYKKSLEFASIKQLPLYRTEEIVLGINHMEVSKMIAEKWQLGDSMKESLFFHHNPEGAKEENRNMVSIIALANACANKFETGSAGDGAPRDQTLLKFLNLVGVEWEAIEEIHTTVLDEIEKARVFLQLTSEKE; translated from the coding sequence ATGGAAGAATTAACCGAAGATAAAAGATTAAAGATCAAGCAGATACAGACCTATATCTCAAAGATGCCAAGCCTTTCCACGACCGTATCAAAGGTTCTTGAGATATGTAACAGTCCAACAACATCTCCGGGTGATCTAAACAAGGTAATTTCACTTGATCCGGTTCTTGCTGGCAAGGTCTTAAAGCTCATTAACTCGGCCTACTATTCCTTGCCGGATCAGGTAGCATCACTTACCCGTGCTATTATCATGCTGGGGCTGAATACGGTCAAAAATCTTGCCCTAAGCACGGCAATACTGGAAAACCTGACAAAGGATGCGCTCTCAGGAGGACTTTCCATGGAACTATTCTGGACTCACTCCATTTGTGTCGGAGTTACAGCCAGATCAATTGCAGCAAAGCTTGGAGTCCACGTGTCTCTGAGAGATGAATATTTTTTAACAGGCCTTCTCCATGACCTGGGCAAGATCCCGTTAAACAACAGATTTCCTGAAATCTATAAAAAATCCCTGGAGTTTGCCTCTATTAAACAACTCCCTTTGTACAGGACTGAAGAGATAGTCCTGGGGATCAACCATATGGAAGTCAGCAAAATGATAGCGGAAAAATGGCAACTGGGTGATTCCATGAAAGAAAGTCTTTTTTTTCACCACAATCCGGAAGGCGCTAAAGAAGAAAACCGCAATATGGTTTCTATCATAGCCCTGGCAAACGCATGCGCGAATAAATTTGAAACCGGATCAGCGGGTGATGGAGCTCCAAGAGACCAGACACTGTTAAAATTTCTTAACCTTGTTGGCGTGGAATGGGAGGCTATCGAGGAGATTCATACAACAGTGCTGGACGAGATAGAAAAAGCCAGGGTGTTCCTGCAGCTGACCAGTGAAAAGGAGTAG
- a CDS encoding ParM/StbA family protein codes for MDVVGVDIGFGFTKATDGKESILFKSVLGEAADIQFRLPIVKNEAGPCMHVEMDGRAYFVGDFAEQHSDTREFTLDQEKLLTEFNKVLTMTAISNLFDSYANVNLVTGLPVGFYKEDNQRLMKMLKGIHEITFHKGDGTSESKRVNINNLKILPQPLGSFLNLLMNESGKFINRELAKQKIGIIDIGFRTTDCCVFQGMEYVQRGSSTFNTGISESFRAIAKKLREESNVDIELYRLYKAVETGLIRIRGKEYNITKLRDKVFEHSASIIATDIARLWANDWDIDLIIISGGGAMELAKYLRPLISGNIMPVETNIDARLNNVQGYLKYARYIWGSSEPPAEPVKK; via the coding sequence ATGGATGTTGTAGGAGTTGATATCGGATTCGGTTTTACAAAAGCCACTGATGGTAAAGAGTCTATTCTGTTCAAATCCGTTTTAGGGGAAGCGGCTGACATCCAGTTCAGGCTGCCCATAGTAAAGAACGAGGCTGGCCCCTGCATGCATGTCGAGATGGATGGTCGGGCCTATTTCGTGGGAGATTTCGCGGAGCAGCACTCCGATACGCGAGAGTTTACCCTCGATCAGGAGAAGCTTCTTACCGAATTCAACAAGGTCCTGACTATGACGGCCATAAGCAATCTATTCGATAGCTATGCCAACGTCAATCTCGTAACCGGACTTCCGGTCGGCTTCTACAAAGAAGATAACCAGCGCCTGATGAAAATGCTCAAGGGGATTCATGAAATCACCTTTCATAAGGGCGACGGAACAAGCGAAAGCAAACGGGTTAATATCAACAACCTGAAGATTCTCCCACAGCCACTCGGCAGCTTTTTAAATCTGCTGATGAACGAATCCGGTAAATTTATAAATCGTGAACTTGCCAAGCAAAAAATCGGCATCATCGATATCGGTTTCCGGACGACCGATTGTTGTGTTTTCCAGGGGATGGAGTATGTTCAAAGAGGAAGCAGCACCTTCAATACCGGGATTTCCGAGAGCTTCAGAGCCATCGCCAAAAAGTTGCGCGAAGAGAGCAATGTAGACATCGAGCTGTACCGGCTTTACAAAGCAGTTGAAACCGGATTAATCAGAATCCGGGGCAAAGAGTACAACATCACAAAGCTACGCGATAAGGTGTTCGAGCATTCGGCCAGCATAATTGCTACCGATATTGCGCGCCTGTGGGCTAACGACTGGGATATCGATCTAATTATCATCAGCGGTGGCGGAGCCATGGAACTGGCGAAATACCTGCGGCCTTTGATTTCCGGCAACATTATGCCTGTTGAAACCAATATTGACGCCCGCCTCAACAATGTGCAGGGCTACCTGAAATATGCACGCTATATTTGGGGAAGTTCCGAGCCACCTGCAGAGCCGGTGAAAAAATAA